The genomic window GGAAGCCTTGAGTATGTCATCGAGTGAAGACTCCGCGGTTGTCGCTTGCCTGCTGGAAAGGGCCGCATCTCCGTTCGGAGAAGAATCATCCGGAGAGGTCAGTCCGGCGCACTCACTCAAACCGGATTTGAAATAGGGCGACACGGTGAATTTCCGTTCCACATCCTTGCGTCCGGTTGCGAAAGATTCGAACCGGTACTCCGTCTTATCACGGTTGACCTTCATTCCGGCGTGAGTGGCAAGAAGCCGGATGGATGAATCCAAATTCCGGCTAGCCAGCTTGAGATGAAGCCGTTTGGAGCTGCCGGGTGAGATGTTGAAGGTCAGATGCAAGGGCACCTCGCCTGCTTTCCGGCAGGCCTCTTCGTAAGCACCCGTCAACTTGTGCAGTGCCTCGCCGAGTGTCAGTCCGTCGATTTCCACAGCCGGCAGGAAAAAATCTTTCAACCGCTCCGGCCCATGGGTGGGCCGTGGTTTGCCCGCATCGCGAACCACGGACTTGGTCTTGAGCGCGGAGGATTCTCCGCCAAGGCCGGTGGGATCGGGTTGGTATCCCCGGCGTGAATCCTGCGGATGAGCCGCCACACGCTTGTGAAGCCGGAACTCACGATTTCCACCCCACAAACAAGCAACGACAAGCAAGGTGGCGGCAGCGATGGGAATCCTTTTCTTCACTACCGGGCATGCTGGAAATCCACAGTGCCTTGGCAAGTGGATTTTTTGTAAGTGACTCATCCTCCGACTCCGAATCGGAGGATGAGTCTCGATTTACTTCAAAGTCACGATACCCACATCCAGCACCTGACCGCCGACCCCGTTGTGGCCGTGGGCGGAGAGGGTGATGGTGGCTCCGGGTTTCAGTTTTGCGGCGGCTTCCGGTGTGATTTCAAAAACCTCGTAGTCGCGCGTCTCGATGTTCGCGGCGCTCCAGGCGAGGATGCCGTTGATGTAAACCTCCGCTTTGTTGTCGTGGTGGACGAGCAGCCGGAGCTTCGCCCCGAGGTCATCCGGCAGCTTGATCTTGCGCCGGATCCAGATGTCCTTCGTGTCCCAGATGGTGTTGAGGATGCCATCGGTGCCCGGTGTCGTCGGCGTGCCGAAGGCGGATCTGCCTTCCGCCCACGCCGAGTCGTCGAAGTCGGGACTGACCCAGTCGTCACCGGGATCCGCCTTGGTCCATTTCCAGATGGCGGGCTGTTTGGCGGCGGTGGGGACGACTTCATCGTAGCCGGCGGTCAGTTGTTCCTTCGGCACGGGAAGGCTGCGGGCCTCTTCCGCGAAATCTCCGGCGGGTTTTGGTCCGATCCACACAGGCTGGGTGAAGGCTCCGTTGCCCGCGATGTCCCATGCCTCGAAGCGGACCCACGTACGTCCCTTCAGATCCAAGGGAATCCGCAGCTTCTTGCTGCCGAAGCCGTCTGTGTCGCTGAGGTCGATGCGCTGGCGGAAGATCTGTCTGCCATCGCCGGAAACCACGTTCGCAAAGGACATCGGGAAGGTCCACTCGACGTCGGCTTCCAGCATTTTTTCTCCGGAGTCGTCGGTGATCTCCTCACCGCTGGATTTCCCGGCGACGGAGAATTCCGGAATGAGGATCTCACCGGTGGTCGTGAAGAATTGTCCGCCGCGCAGGCTGTCGAGCAGGGGCTGCCAGCCCTCCTTGAACTTCGGCAGCGTGCCGAGCTTCACATAGTTGATGTTCATGTGGGCGTAGGTTTCGAAGTCAGGTTCCATCCGGAAGAGGTCCGACTCGCCGATGGCCTGCTTGCGCATTCCCCAGTTCGACGAATCATCCAGCAGGTCCAGCACCCGCCAGCCGAGCGTGGGACGTGAGAGGTCCGCAGGCATGGCCTTCCATGCCGCGCCGAGGAAGTGCTCGGACTTGTAGAAATCGCTCTTCTTGTAGCGGTCCGGGTAGCCGATCGACGCCTTGATACGTGCGTGGGCCGTCCACATGAGGCCTTTCTCCAGTTCCATCAGCTTGAGCACCTCTTCCGGGTTTCCGACGTGATAGACTTTTCCATAGCCCGGGACTTCCTCGATGAATGGTTTTTCCGCAGGGCGGTTCAGGACCCAGTAGATCGGTTTCGGAAACAGGCTGATCCAGTGGCCGCCGAGGTGCACGTTCGGCTCTTCGCCCGGCAGCATCAACAGCTGGTCGTCCGACAGGCGGTCGCACTCCTCATGCATCACTTTGAGAAGCGGCAGCCTTTCCTCCGGCTTCATGCGCGGGGTGTCACCAATGTGAAGTTCCGCCAGGTGCACGATGTTCACGCCGCGTGCCTTGAAGGTTTTGACCATGCCGGGGACTTCCAAACCTTTCGGCACACCGGTGGTGTTCTGTTCCTTCTGTTTGCGGATGTACTCCAGCGTGTGCTCCACATGGTAGTGGCTGCTGAAGGTCTTGTAGCCGTCGACCGGTTTGTAGTGATCCCCGCGGGTGTATTTGGCGACGGAGTCCAGCGCGGCTTTGCCGTCACCGCTGGTGAGGTAGTAAAACACGCCGAGCTGTTGCTTCGTGCGTGGTGGCGCGTTGAACCATGGGACGAAACGGTTGTCGCCGCCGAGTTCCTGGCGGATGCCGATGCCGTAGCCATCAAGCAGTTTCGCGTAGTCGTTGCCGTGCCAGACGAATTTCAAATTGAACGCCTCGTCCAGGGGATAGAAATACCGGTGGGGTGCGGGAAACACCGCGAGCGAGCCAGCCGCACCTTCCGCGACGATGGTGCGTCCGGCGACGGCGAGAGGGGTGGCGGGTGCCGAAGGGTCGAGCGGGACGCTCTGGATGTTGCCGGTGGTGTCCTTCCAGACGGTGGCCTTCCAATCCGGCTTCGCGCTGGTGAGTCCGGTGTCATAAATGATCGCGCGTCCGTCCTCCTCGGTTTCCAGCACCGTCTCCGCCTGCATCAGCCCGCTGTTCCGGTAGAACGTGAACCGGACCTCGCCGTGGAAATTCCCCGCGCTCGCGGCTGCGACGGTGACGGTGGTGTGGGCGCCCTTTTCGGTCACGTTCAGCGAGCGTTTGCCCAGTTTCACGGCGTGGCGCTGGTATTCGCGTTTCGGAGGATTGTCGAAAAACGCGACCCAGCCCGCCTGGTCGTTCAGGTTCCGGCTGCCGACCGTCAGCACCGTGGAGGGCGTCAGACCGCTGGCGATCACCTTTTCTCCGACCGACATCGTCTCGATGAGCGGCTTTGTCTCATCCATGCTGAAAACGACGGAACCTTTCTCCTGTGCTGAAATCGGCCAGGTGACACGGACGAGGCTGCCGTCTTTCTCGACCTTGACCTCGGACTTCGAGGCGCCGTCATTGTTCGCGACGATGACGCCGAGGGTGACCAAGACAGCCAGACAGGAGATGTGGGCCGCCCGGAGCAGCGGTGGTTTGGATTTTTTCATAGGGACACGCGGGGTGCTGGATACGCCCTATCACAACCCGGACTTTCGGTCAGTGCCACGGAAATGTCCCCCCTCAATCGGGCCGTTTCAATCGCCCTTCTTCAACCGCTTGTCAGCGAAATCCAAATACTGCCGCCAATCGAAATCCGTCACGTCATGCCGTCCGGTGCGGACGTGATAGCCGTTGCCGCCTTGGGTGGACGTGTTCACGGCGGGCCATTTTCCCGCCGGCAGTCCGCTGGAACCGAGTAATTCGAAAACCGGATCCGCGGCCTGGAGCGAGGCGAACTCGCCTTCGGGGTCCGAGTGTTTGTCGTCCTCGGCGCTCGCGACATAAACGGGCCGTGGGGCGATGAGGGAGATGACCTGATGTTGGTCAAAGGGCAACTCCGTGTCCTTGCCCATGTACTGGCGGAAGCTTTTCGCGAACCAATGGGGGAAATTAGTGTTCAATCGTGCGATGTCCTCGCCGAGGCCTCGGTGGAAAAGCTTGGCTCCTCCCGCGCCGGACTCGTTGCTGATGACCATCGCGAAGCGATCATCCGTCGCGCCCGCCCAGAGCGCCGCTTTTCCCAAGCGCGAGAACCCGAACACCGCCACCCGTTTGGAATCCAGCAGTGGTTCTTTCTCCAGCACATCCAGCGACCGGCTCAAGGCCCACGCCCAGGCACCGATGTTGCCGAAATTGTCATCCCCCTTCTGAAGTTCCGGGAACAGCGGCTGCACTCCGCCCTCGAAATAGGGCGGGTGGTCCGGGCAGACATCCTCGCGATACATCGTCGCCAACGCGTAGCCGCGGGAGAGAATCGTTTCCACCGGCCATTGGCTGGCGTTGCTTCCCCGGTTGGCGTCTGTGGCGCGGTGGTCCTTCGAACTTTTTTCATCCACCCAGCTCTCCGTCAGACGGATGCCGGGATCCGGATGGATCGCGTGGTTTCCTGAAAAATTCAGTCCGAGGATGGCTGGGACGGGCTGTCTGGCACCATTCGGCACATAGACCAGCAGATCCATGCGGGGAGCGGGTTTGCCTGCCGGGTAAATGGCTATCTGGATGCGGGTGGCCTTTCCTCCGAGTGCTTTTTCGTCGCGGTCGAAAACCTCGGAAAAGAACTTCTCCGGTTTTCCCGGCGAGCGGCCGTACATCTCACGGGTGAAAAACTCCAGCAACTCGGGCCGGCGTTTTTCCCGCCACAGCGCGGCGGTGGTGACCGGCGTGCCGTCCGCCATGACAAGCGGGTCCGGAAGACCGGCGCCGAACACATGCAGGCTCAACAGGAAATGGAGGGGGATGAAGCGGAACACGGCAAGATGTGGTGGCTACGGCTTCGGTGTGGCAGGGCGGTTGGAACGTCCGGTCCGGGTGGCTGGCACGAACCGGACCGGTGATCCCCAGGTCCGTTTATTTATCCTTCACATCCGGAGCACGCTTGCCGGTGATCGCCTTGTAGGCGGCTTTCGCCATTTCGCCGGCACCTTCGGTATTGGGGTGGACGCGGTCCGGGAGAAGCCCGGGCTTGTCCTCAAGCGCCTTGTACATGTCGATGACCTCGAGATCCAACTCCTTCGCGAGCTTGTCGATGCGCTTGATTTCCTCCTTCACGTTCGTCTCGTTGATGCCGAAGTTTCCGGGCTCCGGAACGGGGCATGGGCGGCAGATATAAACCTTCGGCTTGGTTTCGAGCGATTGGAACGATTTGACCAGCTCCGTGTAGTCGGCGACGAACTCGGACTCGAACTTCCAGTTCTGCGGCTTGGTGTCGTTCGTGCCGAGCATGATGATGACGACCTTCGGTTCGAAGGTGAGCGCTTTCTGGTAAGCTCCTTCCTTCCAGTAGGGATGATCGCCCTTCTTCAAGAGCGTGCGGCCGCCGACACCGAAGTTTCCGACCTCCCATTTTTCTCCCAGCAGTCCCTGGAGCTGGGACGGGTAGGACTTTCCGCCCTCCGCGCCCGCGCCTTCGGTGATGCTGTCGCCGATACAGGCGACTTTGGTCGGCAGAGGGTCCGCGGCGAGGGCGTTCAACGACAGGATGGCGAGAATCTGGAGAATGCGTGATTTCATGGAGATGGGAAAACGGTGGGCTCGGGGAAGTTCTGTCATGGACCGCCGCGAGGGGATGGGAAGAAAAATGAAAATGCCTGGCGGGATGTCCGGAGCTTATTTGTCAGGCGTATTGGATGCCCCCGGGCATGAGCGGTCCGCCGGGGGTGCGGATGATGGCGACAGGTCAAGGGGCGGCGGTGGCGGGCTTGAGATATTCATCCACGGCGCGGTAGGTGGTACGGCCTTCGGCGTTGGTGAAGAAGAACACGTAGCTGCGCAATCCTTGGTCAACGGGCCATCTGGTGGAACTGATGAGCTTGTCCGTGGTGCCCTCGCGAATGGCAAAGGCGATGTTGTAATAGGTGTTGTCCACCGCGCCGTTCGGGCGGGATTTCGTGGTTTCTCCCGGTTTGAGGGTGAGGGGTGCGGTGCCGAGCTTGCCAAGGATGGTCTTGTCCGTGCTGTTGACGAAAAAAACGTCGCCCGCGCGGAAGGTGGAATCGTCGGTCCGGATCACGAGGGGCTTGAAGCCGGAGGGCTTCGCCGCGACGAGCAACAGAGCAAAGGATTTCCCCTGATCCGGCAGGGTGATGGTGCAAAGTGGCACATCCTTTTGTGCGAGCTTGAGCACCATGGTGCGGCCTTCGGCGGCGACGGAGTCCGAAAGGCGGTTCGTCGGCAGGTCGAACGGCTGGGATTTTTTGTCGCCAAACACGAGGTAGACC from Luteolibacter yonseiensis includes these protein-coding regions:
- a CDS encoding acetylxylan esterase — its product is MFRFIPLHFLLSLHVFGAGLPDPLVMADGTPVTTAALWREKRRPELLEFFTREMYGRSPGKPEKFFSEVFDRDEKALGGKATRIQIAIYPAGKPAPRMDLLVYVPNGARQPVPAILGLNFSGNHAIHPDPGIRLTESWVDEKSSKDHRATDANRGSNASQWPVETILSRGYALATMYREDVCPDHPPYFEGGVQPLFPELQKGDDNFGNIGAWAWALSRSLDVLEKEPLLDSKRVAVFGFSRLGKAALWAGATDDRFAMVISNESGAGGAKLFHRGLGEDIARLNTNFPHWFAKSFRQYMGKDTELPFDQHQVISLIAPRPVYVASAEDDKHSDPEGEFASLQAADPVFELLGSSGLPAGKWPAVNTSTQGGNGYHVRTGRHDVTDFDWRQYLDFADKRLKKGD
- a CDS encoding GDSL-type esterase/lipase family protein, giving the protein MKSRILQILAILSLNALAADPLPTKVACIGDSITEGAGAEGGKSYPSQLQGLLGEKWEVGNFGVGGRTLLKKGDHPYWKEGAYQKALTFEPKVVIIMLGTNDTKPQNWKFESEFVADYTELVKSFQSLETKPKVYICRPCPVPEPGNFGINETNVKEEIKRIDKLAKELDLEVIDMYKALEDKPGLLPDRVHPNTEGAGEMAKAAYKAITGKRAPDVKDK